The Aureimonas mangrovi genome includes a region encoding these proteins:
- a CDS encoding histone deacetylase family protein, whose translation MTTRLYRHSLFAEHLTGPDHPERPERMAAVEAVLEAEPFQHLDRAEAPEGTTEQVLLCHPHDYVRQLARVIPTEGLARIESDTIVSPKSFTAALLAVGAACAGVDDVVEKRADNVFVAARPPGHHAERATAMGFCLFNQAAIAARHAQSAHGLSRVAIIDWDVHHGNGTQDIFRSDPSVLYASTHQMPLYPGTGAKSETGAGNIFNAPLREGEGSDEFRDAFRSVILPAVEAFHPDLLIVSAGFDAHWRDPLAGLKLTEHDFDWATAQLLDAAYRHCDGRLVSILEGGYDLDALGRSVARHVERLIVG comes from the coding sequence ATGACGACGCGGCTCTACCGGCATTCCCTTTTCGCCGAGCATCTGACCGGGCCGGACCATCCCGAGCGACCGGAGCGCATGGCCGCGGTGGAGGCGGTGCTCGAAGCCGAGCCCTTCCAGCATCTCGACCGCGCCGAGGCTCCCGAGGGCACGACCGAGCAGGTGCTTCTCTGTCACCCGCACGACTATGTGCGCCAGCTCGCGCGCGTGATCCCGACGGAGGGTCTGGCGCGGATCGAGAGCGACACGATCGTCAGCCCGAAGAGCTTCACCGCAGCGCTTCTGGCCGTTGGCGCGGCCTGCGCGGGCGTCGACGACGTGGTGGAGAAGCGCGCGGACAATGTCTTCGTCGCCGCCCGCCCGCCGGGTCACCATGCCGAACGCGCGACGGCCATGGGCTTCTGCCTGTTCAATCAGGCCGCCATCGCGGCGCGCCACGCGCAGAGCGCGCACGGCCTCTCGCGCGTCGCGATCATTGACTGGGATGTCCATCACGGCAACGGCACGCAGGACATCTTCCGGTCCGATCCGTCTGTCCTCTACGCCTCCACCCACCAGATGCCGCTCTATCCGGGCACGGGCGCGAAAAGCGAGACCGGCGCCGGCAACATCTTCAACGCCCCGCTCCGCGAAGGTGAGGGCAGCGACGAATTCCGAGACGCCTTCAGATCCGTGATCCTGCCGGCCGTGGAGGCCTTTCACCCCGATCTCCTTATCGTCTCGGCCGGTTTCGACGCACACTGGCGCGATCCGCTCGCCGGCCTCAAGCTGACGGAGCACGATTTCGACTGGGCGACAGCCCAACTTCTCGACGCCGCCTATCGCCATTGCGACGGGCGGCTCGTGTCGATCTTGGAAGGCGGCTACGATCTCGACGCGCTCGGCAGGAGCGTCGCTAGGCATGTCGAACGCCTGATCGTTGGCTGA
- the aroC gene encoding chorismate synthase, with the protein MSHNSFGHLFRVTTWGESHGPAIGCVVDGTPPGLRFTREDVQAFLDRRRPGQSRYTTQRREPDEVAILSGVVEGERPGELVATGTPIAMEIRNVDQRSKDYANIAQSYRPGHADIAYDMKYGLRDHRGGGRSSARETATRVAAGAIARLIVPGLTVRGALVQVGSDRIDRAKFDWDAVDDNPFFCPDRAAAERWATLLDEVRKRGSSIGAVIEIVAEGVPAGLGAPLYGKLDQDIAGNLMSINAVKGVEIGDGFLTAELSGEENADEIRMGEDGRPVFLSNHAGGVLGGISTGQPVVARFAVKPTSSILTPRRSIDTDGQEVDVMTKGRHDPCVGIRAVPIGEAMVACAIADHYLRHRGQTGRGE; encoded by the coding sequence ATGTCCCACAACAGCTTCGGCCATCTCTTCCGCGTCACCACCTGGGGCGAAAGTCACGGGCCGGCGATCGGCTGCGTGGTTGACGGGACGCCACCGGGACTGCGCTTCACGCGCGAGGACGTGCAGGCGTTTCTCGACCGCCGTCGCCCCGGCCAGTCGCGTTACACGACGCAGCGGCGCGAGCCGGACGAGGTCGCGATCCTGTCCGGAGTCGTCGAAGGCGAGCGCCCCGGCGAGTTGGTGGCCACCGGAACGCCGATCGCGATGGAAATCCGCAACGTCGACCAGCGCTCCAAGGACTACGCCAACATTGCGCAGAGCTACCGGCCGGGCCACGCCGATATCGCCTACGACATGAAGTACGGCCTGCGCGACCATCGCGGCGGCGGGCGTTCCTCCGCCCGCGAGACGGCGACACGCGTTGCCGCGGGGGCGATCGCAAGGCTCATCGTGCCAGGCCTCACCGTGCGGGGCGCGCTCGTCCAGGTCGGCTCGGACAGGATCGATCGCGCGAAGTTCGACTGGGACGCAGTGGACGACAATCCGTTCTTCTGCCCGGATCGCGCGGCCGCAGAACGCTGGGCGACACTCCTCGACGAAGTACGCAAGCGCGGCTCCTCCATCGGCGCGGTGATCGAGATCGTCGCCGAGGGCGTGCCCGCCGGGCTCGGCGCGCCGCTTTACGGCAAGCTCGATCAGGATATCGCCGGCAACCTCATGTCGATCAATGCCGTGAAGGGTGTCGAGATCGGAGACGGCTTCCTCACCGCCGAACTGTCGGGTGAAGAGAACGCCGACGAGATACGCATGGGCGAGGACGGCCGGCCGGTCTTCCTGTCCAACCATGCCGGCGGCGTTCTCGGCGGCATCTCGACCGGTCAGCCGGTGGTCGCGCGCTTTGCCGTGAAACCAACCTCCTCGATCCTGACACCGCGTCGGTCGATCGATACCGACGGGCAGGAGGTCGATGTCATGACCAAGGGGCGCCACGATCCATGCGTCGGCATCCGGGCGGTGCCGATCGGCGAGGCGATGGTGGCCTGCGCGATTGCGGACCACTATCTTCGCCACCGTGGTCAGACCGGGAGGGGTGAGTGA
- a CDS encoding DUF1344 domain-containing protein, with the protein MTGRIVGLFGSSVLAISLCVPALAQETTGVVAAVDVGARTIALNDGTLYLAPDHIALGNVSPGMEVYLIFTS; encoded by the coding sequence ATGACCGGGCGTATCGTAGGTCTCTTCGGCAGTTCCGTTCTCGCGATATCGCTGTGCGTTCCCGCGCTCGCACAGGAGACGACCGGCGTCGTCGCGGCGGTGGATGTCGGTGCCCGGACCATCGCACTCAACGACGGCACGCTTTATCTGGCTCCTGACCACATTGCCCTCGGCAACGTCTCGCCCGGCATGGAAGTGTATCTGATCTTCACGAGCTGA
- a CDS encoding histidine phosphatase family protein — MPLAVPADPAALPRLFLCRHGQTDWNAEGRIQGQRDIPLNDHGRSQAARNGAFLRETLGEALDGWDFVASPMNRTQETMRILRREAGLPEDGFRTDERLMELNFGDWQGMTLAEIEARWPGIVAERDADKWNFRPSGDAAESYRMLVERCIPVFQGLKGPAIVVAHGGITRAFLNTYGSVDPADAAHARVFQNRVLRWEDGIAEWV, encoded by the coding sequence GTGCCGCTCGCCGTGCCTGCCGATCCGGCCGCCCTGCCTCGCCTGTTCCTGTGCCGCCACGGCCAGACCGACTGGAACGCCGAAGGGCGCATCCAGGGGCAGCGCGACATTCCGCTGAACGACCACGGCCGCTCGCAGGCCGCGCGAAACGGCGCCTTCCTGCGCGAGACACTGGGCGAGGCTCTGGACGGGTGGGACTTCGTCGCCAGCCCGATGAACCGCACGCAGGAAACGATGCGCATCCTGCGCCGCGAGGCCGGGCTCCCGGAGGACGGCTTCAGGACCGACGAGCGGCTGATGGAGCTCAATTTCGGTGACTGGCAGGGCATGACGCTCGCCGAGATCGAGGCGCGCTGGCCGGGCATCGTCGCGGAGCGCGACGCCGACAAGTGGAACTTCCGGCCTTCGGGCGACGCGGCCGAGAGCTACCGGATGCTGGTGGAGCGCTGCATCCCTGTCTTCCAGGGGTTGAAAGGCCCGGCCATCGTCGTCGCCCACGGCGGGATCACGCGTGCCTTTCTGAACACCTATGGCAGTGTCGATCCGGCGGATGCGGCCCATGCGCGCGTCTTCCAGAACCGTGTCCTGCGTTGGGAAGACGGCATCGCCGAGTGGGTCTGA
- the fabI gene encoding enoyl-ACP reductase FabI, translated as MARTSGLMAGKRGLIMGVANNRSIAWGIAKALADEGAEIALTYQGDALKKRVEPLAAELGATLAGHCDVGDAATIDAVFDTLREKWGKIDFLVHAIGFSDKDELTGRYVDTSEANFTKTMLISVYSFTAVAQRAEKLMSEGGSMLTLTYYGAEKVMPHYNVMGVAKAALEASVRYLAVDLGKKAIRVNAVSAGPIKTLAASGIGDFRYILKWNEYNSPLKRTVTIDEVGQSSLYLLSDMSTAVTGEVHHVDSGYHTVGMKAVDAPDISVVKD; from the coding sequence ATGGCACGGACGAGCGGCCTGATGGCGGGCAAGCGTGGGCTGATCATGGGTGTGGCGAACAACCGTTCGATCGCCTGGGGCATCGCCAAGGCGCTCGCCGACGAGGGCGCGGAGATCGCGCTCACCTATCAGGGCGATGCCTTGAAGAAGCGCGTCGAGCCTCTGGCTGCCGAACTCGGCGCCACGCTGGCCGGCCATTGCGACGTCGGCGACGCGGCCACGATCGACGCCGTCTTCGACACGCTGCGCGAGAAGTGGGGCAAGATCGACTTTCTCGTCCACGCCATCGGCTTCTCCGACAAGGACGAGCTGACCGGCCGCTACGTGGATACGAGCGAAGCGAACTTCACCAAGACGATGCTGATCTCGGTCTATTCGTTCACCGCCGTTGCTCAGCGCGCCGAGAAGCTGATGAGCGAGGGCGGCTCCATGCTGACGCTCACCTATTACGGCGCCGAGAAGGTGATGCCGCACTACAACGTCATGGGCGTCGCAAAGGCCGCCCTCGAAGCGTCCGTGCGCTATCTGGCAGTCGATCTCGGCAAGAAGGCCATCCGCGTCAACGCTGTCTCGGCCGGACCGATCAAGACGCTGGCCGCCTCCGGCATCGGCGACTTCCGCTACATTTTGAAGTGGAACGAGTACAACTCTCCGCTCAAGCGTACGGTGACGATCGACGAGGTCGGGCAGTCTTCGCTCTATCTTCTCTCGGACATGTCGACCGCCGTCACCGGCGAAGTCCACCACGTCGATTCGGGCTACCACACGGTCGGCATGAAAGCCGTGGACGCACCCGACATCTCCGTCGTCAAGGACTGA
- a CDS encoding DnaJ C-terminal domain-containing protein produces the protein MRDPYAVLGVAKSATDAEIKSAFRKLAKKYHPDANADDANAAARFNEANQAYEILGDKEKRGQFDRGEIDGEGKPKFQGFGGFGGSASGGASPFGGGARTRGFDFRSAAGADMGGGGFADFFEQAFSAAGARSGRSGFTAARNAPVKGEDIKATLKVALEDVVSNKKVEAIFPNGKRLAIKLPDGVEDGQTIRLRGQGQPAPFPDSPAGDALVTIAFAEHPRFRVEGRDLHLDQPVSLEDAVLGGRVEVETLDGRIATKIAPWTSGRVLRLKGKGLTKKGGGRGDLLVSLKIALPAEPDESLADFLRARRESGAV, from the coding sequence ATGCGTGATCCCTACGCCGTCCTCGGCGTTGCCAAGTCGGCCACAGACGCCGAGATCAAATCCGCTTTCCGGAAGCTGGCCAAGAAGTATCATCCGGACGCGAACGCCGATGATGCCAACGCGGCCGCGCGCTTCAACGAGGCTAACCAGGCCTACGAGATTCTTGGCGACAAGGAGAAACGCGGACAGTTCGACCGTGGCGAGATCGACGGCGAGGGCAAGCCGAAGTTCCAAGGTTTCGGCGGCTTCGGCGGCAGCGCCAGCGGGGGTGCGAGCCCGTTCGGCGGCGGTGCGCGAACGCGCGGGTTCGACTTCCGCTCAGCGGCCGGCGCAGATATGGGCGGGGGCGGCTTTGCCGACTTCTTCGAGCAGGCCTTCTCCGCAGCTGGCGCGCGCAGCGGGCGCTCCGGCTTCACGGCGGCGCGCAATGCGCCTGTGAAAGGTGAGGACATCAAGGCGACGCTCAAGGTCGCCCTGGAAGACGTCGTTTCCAACAAGAAGGTCGAGGCGATCTTTCCGAACGGCAAGCGCCTCGCGATCAAGCTGCCGGACGGCGTCGAGGACGGGCAGACCATTCGCCTACGGGGCCAGGGCCAGCCGGCGCCCTTCCCCGACTCGCCCGCGGGCGACGCACTGGTGACGATCGCTTTCGCAGAGCACCCGCGTTTCCGCGTCGAGGGCCGTGATCTTCACCTCGATCAGCCGGTCTCGCTGGAGGACGCCGTATTGGGCGGGCGAGTCGAGGTCGAGACGCTGGACGGGCGCATCGCCACCAAGATCGCCCCCTGGACGAGTGGTCGCGTTCTTCGGCTGAAGGGCAAGGGGCTGACGAAGAAGGGCGGCGGACGCGGTGACCTTCTCGTCTCGCTCAAGATCGCGCTTCCGGCCGAACCCGACGAGAGCCTTGCCGATTTCCTGCGTGCCCGTCGCGAGTCGGGCGCCGTCTGA
- a CDS encoding RT0821/Lpp0805 family surface protein, producing MSEMLRTLLVLVAAASGAGCTVMSGEAMEEMVDRSIVTGSINAPAVPMPNREEVSDSRTVRNAVSAADLGRAEGAPLAWANADTGASGMITSIVEARSGKNICRTFKTSRQRFDGIALFRGETCTTGDGEWTLTSFAEGD from the coding sequence ATGTCGGAGATGCTCCGAACCCTCCTCGTCCTCGTCGCAGCCGCCTCCGGCGCTGGCTGCACAGTCATGAGCGGCGAAGCAATGGAGGAGATGGTCGATCGCTCCATCGTGACGGGCTCGATCAATGCTCCGGCCGTCCCCATGCCGAACCGCGAGGAAGTCTCAGACAGCCGCACCGTGCGCAACGCCGTCTCGGCCGCCGATCTCGGCCGGGCGGAAGGCGCGCCGCTGGCCTGGGCGAACGCCGATACGGGGGCGAGCGGCATGATCACCTCCATCGTCGAGGCGCGCAGCGGCAAGAACATCTGCCGCACCTTCAAGACATCACGCCAACGCTTCGATGGAATCGCCCTTTTCAGGGGCGAGACCTGCACGACCGGCGACGGCGAATGGACGCTCACGAGCTTCGCCGAGGGCGACTGA
- the pdxH gene encoding pyridoxamine 5'-phosphate oxidase, translating to MAGQSLKLDETDEPMAFFAGWLAEAEASEPNDPNAMALATVDPSGLPDVRMVLLKGHDARGFVFYTNFESVKGAEILASGKVALCLHWKSLRRQVRARGPVEQVTPAEADAYFASRHPASRRGAWASQQSRPLDSRQTLEGRLAEIQTLYPDDDAIPRPPHWSGFRIVPSEIEFWQDGAHRLHDRFRFTRGEAAQPWKVQRLYP from the coding sequence ATGGCCGGGCAATCGCTAAAATTGGATGAAACCGACGAACCGATGGCGTTCTTTGCGGGCTGGCTCGCCGAGGCCGAGGCGTCGGAGCCGAATGACCCCAACGCGATGGCGCTCGCGACGGTCGATCCGAGCGGCCTGCCAGATGTGCGCATGGTGCTTCTGAAGGGACACGATGCGCGGGGCTTCGTCTTCTACACCAATTTCGAGAGCGTGAAGGGTGCCGAGATCCTCGCAAGCGGCAAGGTCGCGTTGTGCCTGCATTGGAAGTCGCTGCGCCGGCAGGTGCGCGCGCGCGGGCCCGTCGAACAGGTGACGCCGGCGGAGGCCGACGCCTATTTCGCCTCCCGCCATCCGGCGAGCCGCCGAGGGGCCTGGGCCTCGCAGCAATCGCGGCCGCTCGATTCGCGCCAGACGCTGGAGGGAAGGCTTGCCGAAATACAGACGCTGTACCCCGACGACGATGCGATTCCGCGCCCGCCGCACTGGTCGGGATTTCGCATCGTGCCGAGCGAGATCGAGTTCTGGCAGGACGGCGCGCACCGACTGCACGACCGTTTCCGCTTTACGCGCGGCGAGGCGGCGCAGCCCTGGAAGGTGCAGCGGCTCTATCCGTGA
- the tldD gene encoding metalloprotease TldD, with product MAGSLIERFDVSQAAVERILGDALAGADDGELFIEYREQESLVFDNGRLKAGNFSTDSGFGLRAVAGEAVGYAHSGEMSQAALARAADAVSAVRTGRSGVLAPAPAGTNHRLYGDENPIPSPSFEEKVRLLQSIDSYLRGADEAVRQVTVSIAAQWQVAEILRADGRLVRDVRPLMRLNVSVVAGEGDRQETGTHGIGGRRGFGEFMAEANWRTVADEALRQAKVNLRAVPAPAGAFDIVLGAGWPGVMLHEAVGHGLEGDFNRKKTSAFAGLMNQQVAARGVTVVDDGTISERRGSLSVDDEGTPTNRTVLIEDGKLVGYMQDRQNARLMGMAPTGNGRRESYAHVPMPRMTNTMMLAGDKTPEEIIASVKDGLYAVSFGGGQVDITSGKFVFACTEAYRIRNGIVSEPVKGAMLIGNGPDAMHRVSMIGNDLALDTGIGTCGKAGQGVPVGVGQPHLRMDAITVGGTQT from the coding sequence ATGGCCGGCTCGCTCATCGAACGCTTCGACGTCTCCCAGGCGGCGGTGGAGCGCATCCTCGGCGATGCGCTGGCTGGCGCCGATGACGGGGAGCTCTTCATCGAGTATCGCGAGCAGGAATCGCTCGTCTTCGATAATGGCCGCCTGAAGGCCGGGAATTTCTCCACTGATTCGGGCTTCGGCCTGCGCGCCGTCGCCGGCGAAGCCGTCGGTTACGCCCATTCCGGCGAGATGAGCCAAGCAGCCCTTGCCCGCGCCGCCGACGCCGTCTCGGCCGTGCGCACCGGGCGTTCGGGCGTCCTCGCACCCGCGCCGGCCGGCACCAACCATCGCCTCTACGGCGACGAAAACCCCATCCCCTCCCCCTCGTTCGAGGAGAAGGTCAGGCTTTTGCAGTCGATCGACAGCTACCTGCGCGGCGCCGACGAAGCGGTACGGCAGGTGACCGTCTCGATCGCGGCCCAATGGCAGGTGGCCGAGATCCTGCGGGCCGATGGCCGCCTCGTTCGCGACGTGCGCCCGCTCATGCGCCTCAACGTGTCCGTCGTCGCCGGCGAGGGAGACCGGCAGGAGACCGGCACGCACGGCATCGGCGGGCGTCGCGGCTTCGGCGAGTTCATGGCGGAAGCGAATTGGCGCACTGTCGCCGACGAGGCGTTGCGGCAGGCTAAGGTGAACCTGCGCGCGGTGCCCGCACCCGCAGGCGCGTTCGACATCGTTCTCGGTGCCGGCTGGCCCGGTGTCATGCTGCACGAGGCCGTCGGCCACGGCCTAGAGGGCGATTTCAACCGTAAGAAGACATCCGCCTTCGCGGGGCTGATGAATCAGCAGGTGGCAGCCCGCGGCGTAACGGTCGTCGACGACGGAACCATCTCCGAACGCAGAGGCTCGCTCAGCGTCGACGACGAGGGCACGCCGACCAACCGCACCGTGCTGATCGAGGACGGCAAGCTCGTCGGCTACATGCAGGATCGGCAGAACGCCCGGCTCATGGGCATGGCGCCGACCGGCAACGGCCGCCGCGAATCCTACGCGCATGTCCCGATGCCGCGCATGACCAACACGATGATGCTGGCCGGTGACAAGACGCCCGAGGAAATCATCGCCTCGGTGAAGGACGGGCTCTATGCCGTGTCCTTCGGCGGGGGGCAGGTCGACATCACCAGCGGCAAGTTCGTTTTCGCCTGCACCGAGGCCTATCGCATCCGCAACGGCATCGTCTCGGAGCCGGTGAAAGGCGCCATGCTCATCGGCAACGGGCCGGACGCGATGCATCGCGTCTCGATGATCGGCAACGACCTTGCACTCGACACCGGCATCGGAACCTGCGGCAAGGCTGGCCAGGGCGTGCCGGTCGGCGTTGGCCAGCCGCATCTGCGCATGGACGCGATCACCGTCGGCGGCACGCAGACCTGA
- a CDS encoding invasion associated locus B family protein yields MRLPLLHLAALAALGAAGTLPAHAQSALTGEVRSQHGAWSVVCDEPAGASGEQCALLQNVVAEDRPEVGLSVLALKTADGQAQILRVLAPLGILLPNGLGLYVDGTDIGRAQFVRCFEDGCYAEVILEDGLRQTLSDGDSATFIVFQTPEQGIGIPVDLDGFADGFAALP; encoded by the coding sequence ATGAGACTGCCCCTTCTCCACCTTGCGGCCCTCGCCGCTCTCGGCGCCGCCGGCACCCTCCCCGCTCACGCGCAATCGGCGCTGACCGGCGAGGTGCGCTCCCAGCATGGCGCCTGGTCCGTCGTCTGCGACGAGCCCGCCGGCGCCTCCGGCGAACAGTGCGCGCTTCTGCAGAACGTTGTTGCGGAAGACAGGCCGGAGGTGGGGCTGTCCGTGCTCGCCCTGAAGACGGCGGACGGCCAGGCGCAGATCCTGCGCGTCCTCGCCCCGCTCGGCATTCTCCTGCCCAACGGCCTCGGTCTGTATGTCGACGGCACGGACATCGGCCGGGCGCAGTTCGTGCGCTGCTTCGAGGACGGTTGCTACGCCGAGGTCATTCTGGAGGACGGGCTGCGGCAGACCTTGTCCGACGGCGACTCGGCGACCTTCATCGTTTTCCAGACGCCTGAGCAGGGCATCGGCATCCCGGTCGATCTCGACGGCTTCGCGGACGGGTTCGCCGCGCTTCCGTAA
- the coxB gene encoding cytochrome c oxidase subunit II, translating to MPGASAQESTDLLPGQPHPWQLGLQEPMGGMKAQIDWFSNYTLWFIIPITIFVALLLAWCIIRYREKANPTPSRTSHNTTIEVVWTLAPVLILLALAIPSFQLLTAQYNPPREPELTVKATGYQWYWGYEYQPAETDAAAEGGAAEEAGAAAEPVSFLSYMLNDADREGAAKQDTNLYPHLLAVDNEMVVPVNTVVRLLTTAGDVIHSFALPSLGVKVDSIPGRINEYWFEANREGIFYGQCSELCGRDHAFMPIAVRVVSQEQFDNWLAAAAGGVEAANEQLNAEIEAAGEVVAAR from the coding sequence ATGCCCGGCGCCAGCGCGCAGGAGAGCACGGACCTGTTGCCGGGCCAGCCGCATCCCTGGCAGCTCGGGCTGCAGGAGCCAATGGGCGGCATGAAGGCCCAGATCGACTGGTTCTCGAACTACACGCTCTGGTTCATCATCCCGATCACCATCTTCGTCGCGCTGCTGCTGGCCTGGTGCATCATCCGCTACCGCGAGAAGGCCAACCCGACGCCCTCGCGCACCAGCCACAACACGACGATCGAGGTGGTCTGGACGCTCGCGCCGGTGCTGATCCTCCTGGCGCTGGCCATTCCGTCCTTCCAGCTCCTGACCGCGCAGTACAATCCCCCGCGAGAGCCCGAACTGACCGTGAAGGCGACGGGTTACCAGTGGTACTGGGGTTACGAGTATCAGCCGGCCGAGACGGACGCCGCCGCCGAGGGTGGTGCGGCGGAAGAGGCGGGCGCGGCCGCGGAGCCGGTGTCGTTCCTCTCGTATATGCTGAACGATGCCGACCGTGAGGGTGCTGCCAAGCAGGACACCAACCTCTACCCGCACCTCCTCGCCGTCGACAACGAGATGGTCGTGCCGGTGAACACGGTGGTGCGCCTTCTGACCACGGCGGGTGACGTGATCCACTCCTTCGCGCTGCCCTCGCTCGGCGTGAAGGTGGATTCGATCCCCGGCCGGATCAACGAGTACTGGTTCGAGGCCAACCGCGAAGGGATCTTCTACGGCCAGTGCTCCGAGCTTTGCGGGCGCGACCACGCCTTCATGCCGATCGCCGTCAGGGTTGTGAGCCAGGAGCAGTTCGACAACTGGCTGGCGGCCGCCGCTGGCGGTGTCGAGGCGGCGAACGAACAGCTCAACGCCGAGATCGAAGCCGCGGGCGAAGTCGTCGCAGCGCGCTGA